The genomic DNA CGGCGCTCGGCAAAGGCCGTGAACGCCTCGCGCGCCTCGGCGGTGCGCAGGCGCTGGGCGAACTGCTCGCCTTCGGCCTGCATCTGCGTGACCAGCACCTCGCCGTTGCGCATCAGGCGCTTGGTGGCGGTGAGAGCGCCGGCCGGCTGGCGTGCCAGGCGCTGGGCGAGCGCGAGCGCCTCGGCATCGAGCTTGTCGAGCCGGACCACGCGGTTGGCGAGGCCCCAGTGCAGCGCGGCCTGCGCCGGCACCGTTTCGCCGAGCGCGAACATCTCATAGGCACGGGCATGGCCGATGCGCGCAGGCATCAGCAGGCTGGACGCCGCTTCCGGCACCAGCGCGAGGCTGACGAAGGGTGTCGACAACTGCGCGTTGTCGGCGAGCACCACGAGGTCGCAATGCAGCAGCATCGTGGTGCCGACGCCGACGGCGCGGCCCTGCACCGCCGCGACCAGCGGCCGGGTGCAGCGCGCCAGAGACTGGATGAAGCGGACGACATTGCGGCTGCCTTCGGACTTGCCGGCCGCGACCGCGGCGAATTCGCCGACGTCGTTGCCGGCGGTGAACATGTCGCCCTCGCCGCGGATCAGGATCACGCGGGCTGATACGTCGCTCTCGGCGGCTTCGATGGCGTCGGCGAGCTTGCCGTACATCGCATCGGTCAGCGCGTTCTTCTTGTCGGGCCGCGCCAGCGTGAGGGTGAGGATTCCACTATTGGTCTCGATCCGGACATGCTCGGTCATTGATCTGCTCCTTGGTCTGAATGTCGTGTTTCTGAAGATCTTGGAAACTTGTCCTGAATGCTCGTCAGCCAGCGCGCGACGATGTCGATCTCGGCCGCCGTAAATCCCTCCGTCAGCGCCGCGTTAACCTGCTCTGCGCCGGCTTTCGCCTGCGCCAGCGCGGTGCGTCCCTTCGGCGTCAGAAAGATGCGCCAGGCGCGTCCGTCTTCGCGATCGACCCGTCGCTCGATCAGCTTCGCAGCCTCCGTGCGGTCGACGAGGCCGGAAATGCCGGCCGGACCCATGTCGAGCGCCGCGCCCGCCTCGCCCATCAGGACACCGTCCTGCTTGCCGAGGATGAACAGCAGTCCCGCTTGTGCCGGCGTCACCTCGTTGTCCGGGCGCGCCGCCATCCAGCGCTGCAGGCGGCGCTGTGCGACGTTGAGCAGGTAAATCAGCCGATGATGCCGCGCGCCAGCCGTTTTATTTCGCATGCGAAATATTTAGCCGGGCGCGAGGTGGTTGTCAAACGAACCGTTTGACTACGGCGCGCAGGTGAAGCTCGCCGCCTCCGTCACCGGTCCCGACTTGTAGTGCGGCCAGGCCGGCCATCGGCACAGCGGCAGTGCTCGGGTCACTGCGAAGGACGGCGCCTCGACTTTCTGCTCGCTGACTTCGAGATCGCCGGGCGCCTTGCCCTTCTCGACCCAGTCGACCAGCACGCTGAGCATGTCGACATTGGCCGGCGCGCCGGAGCCGACATGGTCGACGCCGGGTGCGGTGTAGAGCCGCGCGAATTCGGTCGTCTCGGCCTTGCCCAGCTTGCGCTCGACGCTCTCGAAATAGCGGATGCCGGCATAGGGGCTCTGGGCATAATCGGCCATGTGCTCGAGCATGATCAGCCGGCCGCCGTGCGCGCGGAAGCGGCTGAGATCGGGATCGGTCGAATCCATCAGCTTCGACACTTCGAGCAGCCGCGCCTTGTGCTCCTCCACCTTGTAGGTGGTGACGTCGAGCTTGGGATCGCGCGCGAACACATATTGGATGCCGCCGGCGCCGTAGATCCAGGCGATGCCGTTGTTGGGCGCGGGCGGCTGGGCCGGCGGCGCGGTGCCGAGCCACCACGCGGTCCAGCCGCCGGTCGGCCCGATCGCCGGCGTGTCCTCGCCCGAGACGCCCCAACCCGGATAATCGTCGAGACCATTGGCGAGCACGAACGGGAATTTGTAAGGTCCGTGCAAGGTCTCGATCGCCTTGATCTGCGCATCGGTGAGACACTGATCGCCTGTCTTTCCGTCCGCGCAGCGTAACGTTTCGGCCTTGAAGGCGGCCTTGCAGCCGACGGGATCCTGCACCAGCGCATCGTCGGAGCCGTCGGCCTTGTCGCACGCCGCCCGCACGGCCTCGCCGACGAGCTTCACCTGCGCCGGGTTGATCCAGCCTGCGCCCATGGTGACGAGACCCGAGCGCGTGCCGGCGTGCTGCAGGCCGACCCAGTTGATCACGGGCACGCGGGCGAAGATGCCGTCGAAATCGTCGGGGTAACGCTGTGCCATGGTGAGGCCTTCGCGGCCGCCCTCGGACGAGCCCATGAAGTACATCTTGTCAGGCTTCTTGCCGTAAGCGCGCTCCATCAGCCCGACAGCCGCGTCGCGCACCCGCTTGTAGGCGCGATGGGCAAAGTTCTCGAACGCCTCGTCATTGAGCGCAAAGACCTGCGGCAGCTCGCCTTGCTTGGTCTCATGGCCCGAATCCGTGCCGTAGGTGACGAAGCCGCGCGCCAGCGGCGACGGCTTGTCGAACGGATAGGCTGGCGGCAGCGCAAGGCCGGTGATCAGCACGCCGTTGAATCCGCCGCCGCCATATTGCAGCGAGCGCCCGTTCCACTCGACGGGAAGGTTGACCTGAAACTTGATCGGCGGCGCCTTGGGGTCGACGGGGTCGATATGGCCGAGCACCTTGCAGAAGGCGGGACTGGCCGGCGTGACGCGCCCCGACGGCGTCGGCCCGCGTTCGGCAATAGCGAGCGGCGACGGTGCTTGCAGCGTTGCGGAATCGATCTTCGCGGCGTCAGTGCCGCCGTTGAGGCCCTTGCAGACTGTTTCTGCATTCTCCGCCAGGGTGGCGGCGACCACTGCGTTCGCGCTCAGGGCGGCCGCAGCGCCCACGAGCCATGCGCACAGCTTCGCTGTTGTGAGCGTCATCGTTTCCACCCCTTGTGTCTTATTCAGTCTACCAGAGGCCGCATTCAATGCGACCTCCGGGCAGCCGTCAATGGACGTTAGTGCTCGAACACCAGCCGCGCGCCGACCGTGCCGTCGAGGCTGCGGATCTGCTGGAGCAGCGCGGCGGAATCCTGGCCACCGAGATCGGCATCGAGCACGACGTAGCCGAGATCGCCTGCCGTCTCCAGATATTGCGCGGCGATGTTGATGTCGCGCTGCAGGAAGACCTCGTTGAGCCTGCGCAGCATGCCGGGCACGTTGCGATGGACGTGACTGAAGCGCGCGCCGGAAGGCCGCAGATGCAGCTGCACCTCCGGAAAATTCACCGCGCCCATGGTCGAGCCCGTGATGAAATAGTCGACCAGTTTTCGCGCGACTTCCCCACCGATACGCTCCTGGGCCTCTTCGGTGGAGCCGCCGATATGCGGGGTTAGGATGACGTTCTCGAGGCCCTGCACCGGGCTCTTGAAGCGGTCCGCGTTCGAGGACGGCTCGACCGGAAACACGTCGATGGCGGCGCCGGCGAGGTGACCGTCGCGCAGGGCACGCGCCAGCGCGTCGAGATCGACCACGGTCCCGCGGCTGTTGTTGATCAGGAACGAGCCCGGCTTCATCGCCCGCAGCTCCTTCTCGCCGATCATGCCCGCGGTCTCCGGCGTCTCCGGCACGTGCAGGCTGACGACATCGCTCTGCGCCAGCAGCTCGTCCAGCCGCTCGACCGGCTCGGTGTTGCCGTGGCGGAGCTTGTCGGTGCGGTCGAAATAGATCACGCGCATGCCGATCGCTTCCGCCAGCGTCGAGAGCTGCGAGCCGATATTGCCGTAGCCGACGATGCCGAGGGTGCGGCCTCGCACCTCGCGGCTGCCGGTCGCCGACTTGTCCCAGCCGCCGTCGTGGGCCGACACCGAGCGCGGGAATATGCGACGCAGCAGCATCACGATCTCGCCGATCACGAGCTCGGCGACGCTGCGCGTGTTGGAGAACGGCGCGTTGAACACGGGAATGCCGCGCTTGCGCGCGGCCGCAAGGTCGACCTGGTTGGTGCCGACGCTGAAGCAGCCGACCGCGAGCAGCCCGTCGGCGGCGGCGAGCACCTCGTCGGTGATCTGGGTGCGCGAGCGGATGCCGAGCAGCGACACGCCTTTGAGCGCCTTGCGCAGATCCTCGCCGTCCAGCGCCTTGGTCAGCCGCTCGACATTGGCGAAGCCCGCACTCCTGAAAAGGTCGACAGCGCTATCATTGACGCCTTCGAGCAACAGTGCCTTCGCGCTCCGCTCAGGGCTTTGGCCTGGGGCTGACATGGTGTCTCCGTGGATCATGAGCTTTGGCTGAGCACATAGACCGCTGACGATGCACAGCACAATAGGGGTCGGATACGGGAAGAAGATGGCGGAACGCGAGATGCGCTTGGCATCCCACCAGCGCGGTCATATCAGTGCGCCGTGGTCGTTTCGCTCGCCGTCAAATCACATAAAACCCGTGCGTGCCGTCGCGGCGGAGCTGCTCGACGAGGCCGTATTCCCAATCGAGATAGGCCTGCATCGCTTTCTCCGCGACGTCGGTACCTTCGTAGGGACGGCGGTAGCGGTGCGCCGGATCTGGCTTGGGCAGCACGTGCGGCGCGCCGAGCTCGAGCGCGCCGTCATAGCCGCCTTCGAGCACATAGACCTCCCAGCCCATCTGCGCCAGCCACGACGCCGTCATGTCGGCGCGGACGCTCCTGTCGTCGGTCAGCACGATGCGCGCGCCGCGCACGGGCGCGGCCATGTCGGTTTCCTGCACGAGCTGGCCCCCCGGATAGTGGCGGAAGCCCGGCAGATGGCCGGCCGCATATTCTTCCGCATCGCGCACGTCGAAGCGGTACAGCGTGCGATCCCTCTGCGCGACGAGCGCAGCCATCTCGCTGGCGCCGATGTGGCGCACGCCGGCGCGATAGGCGACATCGCGCGCATTGGCCGGACCGCCGTCGAACGATCCGATCGCGCCGCGCCGGTCGGCGCCGTGATCGAGCGTGTGCCGCGCCAGCGTCCAGCCGATTGTGCCGTTGCGCAGCGCCCGCACTTTGTTGGGCACGCCGGCATTGATCAGCGATTGGGTGCCGATGATGGAGCGGGTGCGGCCGGCGCAATTGACGATGATGGTGGTGTCAGGATCGGGCGCGGCCTGGCCTGCCCGCAGCACCAGCTCCGCGCCGGGCACGCTGACCGAGCCCGGAATGTTCATGGTCGCGTATTCGTCGAAGCGGCGAACGTCGAGGATGGCGATGTCGGCCTTGTCCGCGATCAGCTTGGCCACCTCATCCGCGCTGAGCGAGGGCGTATGCCTGCGCGACTCGACCAGCTCGCCGAACGCCTTCGAATAGGAGTTGACGTCCTCGAAGACCTCATAGCCCGCCGCACGCCAGGCCTTCAGCCCGCCCTCGAGCGCACTGACATTGGTGTAGCCGAGCGCGGCGAGACTTTCAGCACCGCTCGCGACCAGCCCCTCGCCGTCATCATAGAGAACGATCGCCACGCCCTTGCGCGGCAGCCGCGTCTCGGCCTCGATCGCGATCCGGTCGGCGGCCATGTTGGCGGCGAACAGCGGATGCCCGGTCGCAAAACCCGCCTCGTATCTGAGATCGAGCAGCGCGATTTCTTCGCGCAACAGCAGCGCGCGGCGGATATCGGCGGGGGTGACGGTCTTCATGGCATCAATCCTGGCAAGGACAAGCCAGGGGCTTTTGACCGATTAGAGGCGCGTTGGCTAGCCTTGTCGGCTCACTCGCCGGGAACGAGCCGGGCCAGCGGCTTCTGCGCGGGTTGCCGCAGCCCGGCGCGACAGATAGAGCAGGATTCCGGTGACCGCGAACAGCGGCATCAGGATCGCGGCGATCATGAAGGCGAGCTTGCCCGGCCATCCCAGGATCTCGCCACGATGGATGTCGTAGATCGCCGCGAGGATCTTTTCGCCAAAAGTCTTGTCGGCGTAGCGCTCGGCGGAGACCAGCTGGCCGGTGACAGCATCGATGCGGAATTCATCGCGCGTGGTCTCCAGCAGCGACGCCTTGCCCCACGAGCGGATTCGGATCGCCGTGCCCGATCCCGCCGGCAGCGTCAGCAAGGTCCGGGAGAACCGGTCGCCCTCCTCGCGCTGGAACGTCATCCAGGCCTGATCGAATCCGATCGGCTGCGCGGTCTCGGCTGGGCGCGCAGCACGTGGCGGCTTTGCGGTCATCTTTGTGGCGGCAACCTGCGGGCGCGCCAGCAGCCAGGTCACGCCGTCCTTGTACCATTCGAAGGAGAAATACAGCCCGGTGAGCGCCATCGTCAGATAGATCGGCAAAACCCAGGTGCCGATCACCGTGTGCAGAGAGCGATGCAGCGCGCGGCCTCCGGGTGCGATATTCGGCTTCAGCCACATCTTCATGCTGCCCGCGCGACGCGGCCAGCGCAGCACGAGGCCGGAGACGAGCATGACGATCAGGCCGAGCGCGATGCTGCCGGTGATCGGACGTCCCCAGCCCTTGCCGTCGCCGGGAACCAGCAGCCAGCGATGCAGCCGGCGCACGGTCGCGAAGAACGCCTCGCCGCGCGGTGAGCCCAGCACCCGCGCATCGGTGGGATCGACATAGAGCGAGGTCGGCCGGTCGCCCCGGTCGTCGCGCGCAAAGCGGACATGGACCGCCGCCGACGGATCGCTCGACAGCGTGACGGCCGAGACCTTGCCGAGGTCCTGCGCCGCCTTCAGCCGCGCTACCAGCGCGTCCGGCGTCAAGGCCGGCGCCTGACGCGGCGCGACCTGCATGATGCCGGCGTTGAGATGATCGACGATCTCGTCCTCGAAACTCATGATCGCGCCGGTCAGCGCGATCAGGGACACCAGCAGCGCCAGGACCAAGCCCGCGACGGAGTGGACCTGAAACAGGACCGCCTTGACCGTGTGTCCCAGCCGCGCCGCCATGGCTAGAACTTCACCGTCGCCGACAGCGAGACCCGCCTGGCATCGCCGATGGCGACGTTGAGATTGTTGACCGCTGAGGGATAGTAAACGGTGTCGAACAGGTTCTTGACGTTGAACTGATAGATGACAGGCGTGTTCTGATACTTCGTCTCATAGGTCGCGAAGATATCGGCGACGACATAGGACGGCAGAAAGAAGGAGTTGATGGAATCTCCTGGACGGTCGCCGACATAGCGCGCGCCGCCGCCGAGGCGGAGCTGGCCGGGCAATGCGGTGCCGAAGTCGTAGACCAGATAGAGCGATGCGGTGTTCAAGGCGACGTTTTGCAGCTTCTTGCCATACAGCGTCGGATCTTCCGACGCCGTCACGCGGGCATCCGTATAGCCATAGCTGCCGATCAGAGCCCAGCTGTCGGTGAGCCTCCCGGTGACGTCCAGCTCGACGCCGCGCGAACGTGCACGCCCGACGGTGTGGAGCTCCACGATACCCGCGCTGTTCGTCTTCGTCGTCTGCACGTTCTTCTTGTCGAGATCATAGAGCGCCAGCGTGCCGGAGATGCGCTTGTTCAGATCGAACTTGACGCCGGCCTCGTATGACACGCCCTCTTCCGGAGGGACGTTGGAATCGATCACCACGCCGATCGGCGCAATGGTCGAGTTCGGCTTCAGCGATTGAGTGTAGCTCGCATAGAGCGAGATCTGGTCGGTCAGCTTGAAGATGGCGCCGCCGAGGGGCAGCACCTTGTCCTGGGACACGTTGGTATTGGTGTTGAACGGCTTTCCGCGACCCGCGATCTGATCGTAGTCCATGTAACGCACGCCGCCGACCAGCGCGAAGCGTTCGGTCAGATGCAGGGTGTCCTGGGCAAACAGCGACCATTGGCCGAGCTTGTCGGTCTGCGCGCTGTCGGAGTTCGATGCCGTGGTGCCCGGTCCGATCAGCCCGTAGACGGGATTGTAGACATTGAAGGCGGGCGTCGTCTGCCGGATCAGGGTGTCGCGATAGATCGTGCGATATTGCCCGTCACCGCCGAACACCACCTCGTTGCGCATGTCGCCGAGCCAGAAGCTGCCGGAAACATAGGACGTTCCGTAGCTGACGTTGCTGAGCGAACTTCCCGTGCCATCGTTGCTGCGCGTCTCCCTGCCGGTCGTGAAGTCAATATTGGTGATGCGGAGCTGGTTGGCGCTGAAGGTCTCCGTGTTGTAGCTGTAGCCGGCGTAGAGCTTCCAATCCTGGTTGAAGCGGTGCTCGACAGATGCCTGCATCAGGTCGGAGGTGCCCCAGGTGTTGTTGAAGGGTTCATCCAGCCGTCGCGTTGCAGGCACGGCCAGCGGCGCCTTGGTCACTGGATTGAACGCCGTGCCGCGATCGAATGGGTAGATGAACTCGCGGTGCTCGTAGTTGAGCTGCACCGTGGTGTCCTGGCCGTACCAGGCCAGCGACGGCGCCACCAGCATCTCGCGGTGCCGGCCGAAATTGCGCCAATAATCTTCGCTGACGCCGTAGCCGATGAAACGATAGGCGAGGCCCTGGTCACCGATCGGACCGGTGACGTCGAGCAGGCCGTCGGCGCCGGTCTTCGAAGCGCTGAAGGCCGAGCCGAGCAGTGTGACCGAACCGTGCTGGTAGAGCTCGGGCCGCTTGCTGATGGTGTTGACGATGCCGCCAGGATCCATGATGCCGTAGAGCAGCGACGCCGGCCCTTTCAGCACCTCGACGCTCTCGACCGCAGGATTGAAGCTGCGGCCTTGCACCAGCGGCATGCCGTTGCGCATGATCGAGCCGTCGCGGTTGTCGCCGAAGCCGCGGCGGATCACGGCGTCCTGGCTGCCCGCGAGCGTATTGGTCTGGGTAATGCCGGAGACGTTGATGAGCGCGTCGTCGATGTTGCGCGGCAGCTGGTCCTTCAGCACCTGCTCGGGCACGACGTTGACCGCCTGCGATGTGTCGAGCGGCGAGGCGCCGCTGCGCAAAGTCGTGGCGCTCGGCATCGCGCGGTATCCGAGCTTGGCGGCCTGCTGTGCGGCTGCGTCCGCGGCGGCGCGCTCCGAGAGCGTCGGCGTAGCAGGTGCCGGATTGCGATTCGACTGGCGGCGCGCCGCAGTCTGCGTGCGGCGGGAAGACTGATCCGAAGCGCGCGCCGGTTTCGGCCGCGGCGCCGGCGCGTCCACCGTGACGGGCGGCAGCGCCGATTGGGCCTGCGCAGCCGTCGTATTGAGGGGAGATGCGAGCAGCACCGCTGCACCGATGAGAAGACCTGCGCGGCTCTCGCCGGCGCGAAGACGATGGCTGCCGAGATGCAGGCCATCCACGGAGGCACGCACTTTCATTCCACTTCAATTCAGGAACATTGAAGTGTGCGCGTGTAACAGTCGTCTCGATTGAAGAGAACCGCAGACGGATTTGAATCGCTCTAGTGTTGAATCGTTCTAAGCGTAAATCCACGCCGAACGGCAATCACCGATCGATGCCGCAGCAAAGGCGGCACGCTGCGCGAATTTGCGAAGCAGCGTGCGGCGGAATTTTTTGCGCCTTTACGCGGTGGCAGGCGCCGTCAACTCGTCGATCTTGCGCTTCAACGCAGTGCCGTCGGACGACGCGCGCAGAGGCGGGCGCACGCGCAGCCAGGCGGCATCGCCGGTCTGCGCCGCGAGGATCGCCTTCAACGTCGCCGTGAAGGAGGCCGTCTTCAGCACGACGTCGATCGCAGCCTGCATCCGCGCTTCGACATCCTTGCCCTCGACCATTCCCTTGACCAGCTCGGGCACGACATTGGCCATGCCGCAAATGGTGCCGGCCCCGCCCGCGGCAATCGCGCGGGCGATATCGGCTTCGTTGCCGACGGTGATGGCGAGCTCGGGAGCTGCAGCACGGAACGCCTGGAACTGCTTGAAGTCGCCGCTGGAGTCTTTCAGACCCGCGACCACCTTGCCGTAACGCTTGCGCAAGCTCGCAGCGACAGTCGTGGGGATCGCAACGCCCGACGTCTGCGGGATGTGATAGAGATAGGCGCGCAACCGATCGTCGGCGACACCGTCGATGATCGCAGCAAAGGCATCCTCGATGCCTTCAGGCGTGACGCTGCGGTCGAAATAGGGCGGCAGCACCAGCACGTGACGCAGGCCGAGGCCGAGCACGGCGCGCGTCAGGGCGATGCTGTCGGTGATGGCAGGGAAGCCGCCGCCGATGCCGATGCGCTCCGGCGCAATGCCGGCCTTGAGCACGGCCTCGATGGTCGCGGTGCGCTCGCTGACATTGAAGGAGGTGCCCTCGCCCGTGGTGCCGAACAGCACGACGCCGTCGACTCCCTTGCCGAACAGCTGCCTGGCATGGGCCGCGAGCTTTGCCGAATCCACGCTGCCGTCGGACGCCAGCGGCGTCGCCGATGCCACCCAGAACCCGCGAATTGCCTCGGTCATCACACTGCCCTTTGTTTCGATCCCGACCTAAGCCTCTGATCTCTAACGATCTTACGGAGCTGCGCCGAGCCTTGTTTTTGCTTTACTTTTCATCTTGTACCTTACATACAAGAGACACGCAAACTCTTTCCGGCGTCACGGCGTGCATGGGCGCAGCCAAATATTGAGGAGGTCTCGCATGAACATGGTGACCCCCATCGGGCGACCCGACCAATTGCTCGGCGCCCTGCGCGACAAGCTTGGCGCGGCCGCCGTGTTGATCGGCACCGACGTGCCGGCACGCAATTGCAACGACTGGAGCGCGAGCTTGCCGCAGGCGCCGCTGGCGGTGATCCGCCCCGTGGACGCGCAAGGCGTGGCTGATGCGATTGCGACATGTCGGCAGGCGCATCTGCCGTTCGTGCCGCAGGGCGGACTGACCGGACTGTGCCGCGGCGCCTCGCCCGAGGCCGGCTGGGTCGCGATCTCGCTGGAGCGCATGACCGGCATCGAGGAGATCGATCCGGCGTCGATGACGATGACGGTGAAGGCCGGAACGCCGCTGGAGACGATCCAGAAGGCCGCGGACGAGGCCGGCTTCTTCTTCCCGCTCGACCTCGGCTCGCGCGGCTCCTGCGCGATCGGCGGCAATCTCTCGACCAATGCCGGCGGCAACCGCGTGATCCGCTACGGCATGACGCGCGAGCTGGTGCTCGGTCTCGAAGTAGTGCTGCCCGACGGCACCGTCATCACCAGCCTCAACAAGCTGATGAAGAACAATGCGGGCTATGACCTCAAGCATCTCTTCATCGGCTCCGAAGGCACGCTCGGCATCATCACCCGCGTGGTGCTGAAACTGTTTCCGAAGCCGCGCTCGACCATGGCCGCGCTGTGCGCGCTGAAGGATTATGCCGCGGTGGTCGCGCTGCTCGGCGCGGCGCGCAGTGGGCTCGGCCCACTGCTGTCGGCCTTCGAGGTGATGTGGCCGGATTATTGGGACGTGATCACGACACGCGCCGGCGTGAAGCCGCCGGTCGCAGCTAACCAAGGCCTCTACGTGCTGGTGGAAGCGCAAGGCACCGACGAGAGCGTCGACGCGCCGCGCTTCCAGGCCTGGCTCGAAGAGCTGATGGAGCGCGGGCTGCTGGCGGATGCCGCCGTGGCGCAATCGCTGGCGCAGACGCAGGCCTTCTGGCGCGTGCGCGACATCTGCGCCGAGTTCGGCCAGGTGCTGGGCCCGCACATCTCCTACGATATCGGTCTTGCCGTGGCGCGGATGGACGAGTTCGCGACGCGCTGCAAGGCGGCGTTGGCCTCCGGCATCAAGGGCTGCGAAAGCGTCTATTACGGCCATATCGGCGACGGCAATCTGCATCTCGTCTCCTGGGTCACCGGCCTTGCCGTCGAGCAGCAGCCGAAGGAAGAGATGGATACGATCATCTACGGCCTAGTGCGCGAGCTCGGCGGCAGCGTCTCGGCCGAGCACGGCATCGGCACCATCAAGAAGAAATGGCTGGGACATGCCCGGAGCGAGGCCGAGATCGCGCTGATGCGAACGCTGAAAGCGGCGCTCGATCCGGACCAGCTGCTCAATCCCGGCAAGGTGGTCTGAGACAGGCAGATGCGCTCGCTCAAGCTCGATACGCCGAAATCGCTGTCGCAGCGGGTGATGCAGCGGCTGCGGCAGGCGATCATCGACGGCGAGTTCGCGCTGGGGGCCGCGATCTCAGAGGAGATGGTGGCGAATTCCTTCGGCGTCAGCCGCACGCCGGTGCGCGAGGCCATGGGACAATTGCAGGCGCAAGGCCTCGTGGTGATCCGCCCGCAGGTCGGCAGTTTCGTCTTTACGCCGAGTGCGAAAGACATCAATGCGCTCTGCACCTTCCGCATCGCGCTCGAACCCAGGGCCGCCGAGCTCGCCTGTCGCCACGACCGCGACGGTGCGATCGCCGCAATGAGCGAGGCGATCGCGGCGATGGAGCCGGCGGTCGCGGCCAAGGACAACATCGCCTATGGCCGCGCCGATGCCGCCTTTCACGAGGCGCTGTTCACCCATTGCGGCAACCGCTACCTCGCCGAATCCTATCAGCTGGTCTCGGGGCGCGTCGCCGCGCTCCGCACCAATCTGACCTCGCCGATCGACGTGCGCACCCGCACCTCGTTCGACGAGCATCACAAGCTGCTCGATCTGTTCGCACGCGGCGAGCTGGCCGCCTTCGAGGAATTGATGACCACGCACATCACCAATTCGGGGCTGGTCTATGCCAAGGCTTTGAAGGTCGAGACATCTGAGGTGGATTGAGCGAGGCTATTTCGCGTCCTTCGATCCCGGCCGGTCCAGGAAATCCAGCGCGGTGTTGATCTGATCGAGCTGGTGCTCGATCTTGTCGCGATCCTCGACCGACGGCGCCTTTTCGAGCTGCTCCACGAGCTTCTGCTTCCGCAACAGCAGGTTCTCTATGACTGTACTCACAGCTCCCCCAGCGCCAGCGGCGAACATTGCGAGCGCGCGCGAGCCGGGGCCCGCCGCAACACCTCCATCAGAATGTTCACGAGACCGGATGGTTCCTGCGGATGAACCAGCACGCATGCGGATGGAACTAGCGGCGCAGGCTGGCCCAGACTCCGCCCAGGATCAGCAGGCCGCCGAAGAGGTGGATCAGCTTCGGCGGTTCGCCGAGGATGGCAAAAGACAGCAGCGCGCTCGCGATCGGCCCGAGATAGAGCACGAGCGAGGTTCGCACCGAGCCGAACTTGCCGCCGAGCCAGGCAAAGCCGGCATAGGCGAGCAGGCCCGGAACGATCCCGGCGAAGACATAGGCCGAGAGCGCCTTGGTGCTGAAGACCTGAGCGGGCATCGCCCACATCTCCATG from Bradyrhizobium sp. CCBAU 53351 includes the following:
- a CDS encoding enoyl-CoA hydratase; this translates as MTEHVRIETNSGILTLTLARPDKKNALTDAMYGKLADAIEAAESDVSARVILIRGEGDMFTAGNDVGEFAAVAAGKSEGSRNVVRFIQSLARCTRPLVAAVQGRAVGVGTTMLLHCDLVVLADNAQLSTPFVSLALVPEAASSLLMPARIGHARAYEMFALGETVPAQAALHWGLANRVVRLDKLDAEALALAQRLARQPAGALTATKRLMRNGEVLVTQMQAEGEQFAQRLRTAEAREAFTAFAERRPPDFTKVG
- a CDS encoding MarR family winged helix-turn-helix transcriptional regulator — translated: MRNKTAGARHHRLIYLLNVAQRRLQRWMAARPDNEVTPAQAGLLFILGKQDGVLMGEAGAALDMGPAGISGLVDRTEAAKLIERRVDREDGRAWRIFLTPKGRTALAQAKAGAEQVNAALTEGFTAAEIDIVARWLTSIQDKFPRSSETRHSDQGADQ
- a CDS encoding tannase/feruloyl esterase family alpha/beta hydrolase, with product MTLTTAKLCAWLVGAAAALSANAVVAATLAENAETVCKGLNGGTDAAKIDSATLQAPSPLAIAERGPTPSGRVTPASPAFCKVLGHIDPVDPKAPPIKFQVNLPVEWNGRSLQYGGGGFNGVLITGLALPPAYPFDKPSPLARGFVTYGTDSGHETKQGELPQVFALNDEAFENFAHRAYKRVRDAAVGLMERAYGKKPDKMYFMGSSEGGREGLTMAQRYPDDFDGIFARVPVINWVGLQHAGTRSGLVTMGAGWINPAQVKLVGEAVRAACDKADGSDDALVQDPVGCKAAFKAETLRCADGKTGDQCLTDAQIKAIETLHGPYKFPFVLANGLDDYPGWGVSGEDTPAIGPTGGWTAWWLGTAPPAQPPAPNNGIAWIYGAGGIQYVFARDPKLDVTTYKVEEHKARLLEVSKLMDSTDPDLSRFRAHGGRLIMLEHMADYAQSPYAGIRYFESVERKLGKAETTEFARLYTAPGVDHVGSGAPANVDMLSVLVDWVEKGKAPGDLEVSEQKVEAPSFAVTRALPLCRWPAWPHYKSGPVTEAASFTCAP
- the serA gene encoding phosphoglycerate dehydrogenase, whose protein sequence is MSAPGQSPERSAKALLLEGVNDSAVDLFRSAGFANVERLTKALDGEDLRKALKGVSLLGIRSRTQITDEVLAAADGLLAVGCFSVGTNQVDLAAARKRGIPVFNAPFSNTRSVAELVIGEIVMLLRRIFPRSVSAHDGGWDKSATGSREVRGRTLGIVGYGNIGSQLSTLAEAIGMRVIYFDRTDKLRHGNTEPVERLDELLAQSDVVSLHVPETPETAGMIGEKELRAMKPGSFLINNSRGTVVDLDALARALRDGHLAGAAIDVFPVEPSSNADRFKSPVQGLENVILTPHIGGSTEEAQERIGGEVARKLVDYFITGSTMGAVNFPEVQLHLRPSGARFSHVHRNVPGMLRRLNEVFLQRDINIAAQYLETAGDLGYVVLDADLGGQDSAALLQQIRSLDGTVGARLVFEH
- a CDS encoding rhodanese-like domain-containing protein translates to MKTVTPADIRRALLLREEIALLDLRYEAGFATGHPLFAANMAADRIAIEAETRLPRKGVAIVLYDDGEGLVASGAESLAALGYTNVSALEGGLKAWRAAGYEVFEDVNSYSKAFGELVESRRHTPSLSADEVAKLIADKADIAILDVRRFDEYATMNIPGSVSVPGAELVLRAGQAAPDPDTTIIVNCAGRTRSIIGTQSLINAGVPNKVRALRNGTIGWTLARHTLDHGADRRGAIGSFDGGPANARDVAYRAGVRHIGASEMAALVAQRDRTLYRFDVRDAEEYAAGHLPGFRHYPGGQLVQETDMAAPVRGARIVLTDDRSVRADMTASWLAQMGWEVYVLEGGYDGALELGAPHVLPKPDPAHRYRRPYEGTDVAEKAMQAYLDWEYGLVEQLRRDGTHGFYVI
- a CDS encoding TonB-dependent siderophore receptor, yielding MKVRASVDGLHLGSHRLRAGESRAGLLIGAAVLLASPLNTTAAQAQSALPPVTVDAPAPRPKPARASDQSSRRTQTAARRQSNRNPAPATPTLSERAAADAAAQQAAKLGYRAMPSATTLRSGASPLDTSQAVNVVPEQVLKDQLPRNIDDALINVSGITQTNTLAGSQDAVIRRGFGDNRDGSIMRNGMPLVQGRSFNPAVESVEVLKGPASLLYGIMDPGGIVNTISKRPELYQHGSVTLLGSAFSASKTGADGLLDVTGPIGDQGLAYRFIGYGVSEDYWRNFGRHREMLVAPSLAWYGQDTTVQLNYEHREFIYPFDRGTAFNPVTKAPLAVPATRRLDEPFNNTWGTSDLMQASVEHRFNQDWKLYAGYSYNTETFSANQLRITNIDFTTGRETRSNDGTGSSLSNVSYGTSYVSGSFWLGDMRNEVVFGGDGQYRTIYRDTLIRQTTPAFNVYNPVYGLIGPGTTASNSDSAQTDKLGQWSLFAQDTLHLTERFALVGGVRYMDYDQIAGRGKPFNTNTNVSQDKVLPLGGAIFKLTDQISLYASYTQSLKPNSTIAPIGVVIDSNVPPEEGVSYEAGVKFDLNKRISGTLALYDLDKKNVQTTKTNSAGIVELHTVGRARSRGVELDVTGRLTDSWALIGSYGYTDARVTASEDPTLYGKKLQNVALNTASLYLVYDFGTALPGQLRLGGGARYVGDRPGDSINSFFLPSYVVADIFATYETKYQNTPVIYQFNVKNLFDTVYYPSAVNNLNVAIGDARRVSLSATVKF